DNA from Geobacter sulfurreducens PCA:
CGGCCAGGGCGGCCTCGTCCCGCAAATCGGTCACGGTCACCCGGGCGCCCTGCGCCGCGAGGAAACGGGCAACCGCCACGCCGGTCCGGGCGAGGCCCACAACGAGTATGTTCTTTCCTTTGAGGTCCATGCTATCTCAGCTTCAGCGTCGAAATGGCGACTAGCGCAAGAATGATGGTGATGATCCAGAACCTGACGATGATCTTCGGCTCCGCCACCCCTTTCAGTTCGAAGTGGTGGTGGATGGGCGCCATCCGGAAGATCCGCTTGCCCCGGTACTTGTACGACCCGACCTGGAAGATGACCGACAGGGCCTCCACCACGAAAATGCCGCCCACGATCACCAGCAGCATCTCCTGCTTGGTGATGACCGCCAGGATGCCGAGCCCGCCCCCCAGAGAAAGCGAGCCCACGTCTCCCATGAAGACCTCGGCGGGATAGGCGTTGTACCAGAGAAACCCGATGCCGGCGCCCACCATGGCGCCACAGAGGACCGCCAGCTCACCGGCTCCCGGCACATAGGGAGTCTGGAGATAACTGGAAAGTTTGGCATTCCCCGCAATGTAGGCAAAAAGCAGAAACGTGGCTGCATTGATGGCAACCGGCCCGATAGCGAGGCCGTCGAGACCGTCGGTCAGGTTCACGGCATTGCTCGCCCCCACGACAACCAGCATGCCGAAGGGAATATAGAGATAGGAAAGGTCAGGGTGCAGCCGCTTGAAGAAGGGCACCGAAAGCTCCGTGGACATGCCGGCGACGAGGACGAGGAAGCAGACGGCTCCGCCCGCGATGAGCATCTGCCAGAACATCTTCTGACGAGGCGAGAGCCCCTTGGTATCCTTTTCCACCACCTTTTTGTAATCGTCGGTGAAGCCGATAAGGCCGTAGCCGAGGATCACGAAAAGTGTCGTCCAGACGTACCGGTTCGTCAGATCGGCCCAGAGCAGTGTCGGAATGACGATGGATGCGAGGATGAGGATCCCCCCCATCGTGGGGGTTCCCGATTTTTTCAGGTGCGACTCGGGGCCATCGGTTCGGATCACCTGACGGGCCTGGAGCGCCTCCAGCTTTCGGATGACCCACGGTCCCAGGATGAACGAAACCACCAGGGCAGTGATGACGGCATAGATGGTCCGGAACGTCAGATATTTGAAGACGTTGAAGATCCGAAAGTCGGCGGCCAGTGGATAGAGCAGATGATACAGCATTAGACGTGGCCCCCTTTGCCGCCGGAGGCGGCGAACGCCTCTCTGATTCCCTCGGCGACCCGATCCATGGCCATGCCGCGGGAGCCCTTCACCAGAATCATCTCGCCCGTTGCAGCCGTCCGCCGCAGATCGGCAACAATCTCGCCGTGATCGGCGGCGATCGTTACGTGGCGCTCTTCCAGCCCCCCTTCAAGGGCACCGGCGGCAACGGTCCCCGCCATGGCACCAAGCACGTAGAGCCGGTCGACGCACGTGGCGGCCAGCCGCCCCAATTGCCGATGAGCTTCTTCTGCTCCGATACCCAGTTCAAGCATGTCACCCAGCACCGCGACGGCCCGGCCGCTCCCTTTGATCTCCCGCAAGGTGGTCAGGGCTGCGGCCATAGAGGCTGGATTGGCGTTGTAGCTGTCGTCGATCAGCACCACGTCCCCCACTTCTTCCAGGTTGAAGCGCCGAGCATAGGGCATGAATTCGCCGAGCCCACGGGCGATCTCCTCGGGCGCAACGCCGAGCACGCGGGCTGCTGCAGCGGCGGCCAAGGCGTTGGCCACATTGTGGCTGCCAAAGGCGTGCAAGGTAACGGTGACACGACCGTTGGGCAACCGTAACGTGAACCGCTGCCCTTTTTTCCCCAGATTCTCCACGTCTTCCGCTGTCACGTCGCCGCCCCTGAGCCCAAAAGAGACGCGCTTCACTCCTTCAGGGCTGGGACAGCGGGCAATGAGCGGGTCATCGGCGTTATAGACGGCACTGGAGCCCGGCTCAAGCCTCAAAAAGAGTTCCCCCTTGGCCCGGGCAACCCCTTCCACGCTGCCGAGGGTTTCCAGGTGTGCCGGATAGGCATTGGTGATGATACCCACGTCGGGCCGAACGATCTCGGCGAGCCGGTCGATCTCACCGAATTCGCTCATCCCTATTTCCAGCACCGCCCACCGGTGGACCCCGGAGAGCCGGAACAGCATGCGGGGCACACCGATCAGGTTATTGAGGTTCCCCTCCGTCTTCAGTCCCTCGCCGGTCCGGGCCAGAATCGCCGCCAACATCTCCTTGGTGGTGGTCTTGCCATTGCTCCCGGTCACCGCCACAACGGGGATGTCAAACCGCCGACGGTGGCATGCCGCCAGGTCGCCCAACGCCCGCAACGTGTCGTCCACGACAATACAGGTCACATCGGCCGGGAGCTGACGCCCCGCCAGCCACTGCCGCTCAACCAGGGTCAGCCGCACACCCCGGGCACGTGCCGCGTCCAGGTAATCGTGCCCGTCAAATCGCTCACCCCGCAACGGGATGAAGAGCTCGCCGGGCTCCACGGTACGCGAATCGGTGGAAACGCCGGAGGCTCCGATTGTCTCGCCTCCCGCCACGATCTCCCCGCCTGTAGCCCCCAGTATGTCATCGAGCGTAAACAGCACGTCCCCGTCCAACCCTATTCTCCGCTGTCCGATGAGCGGAATGCGGCGATCGCCTCTTCGCGATCGTCAAAGTGGAATTTTTCCGTTCCGATGATCTGGTAGTCCTCGTGCCCCTTGCCCGCCAGCAACACGATGTCGCCCGCCACGGCAACCGTTGCAGCAAGCCGGATAGCGTCGTGACGGGATACCAGCGAAGTGAACCCCTTCTCCACAAAGCCCCGGTTCAGTTCACGGGCATCGTATTCCCGCAATCCCATGGGTATGATTCCGGTCAGAACCTCCTTGATGATCGCCGCGGGCTCCTCGGTCCTGGGGTTGTCGGAAGTAACGATGGTCAGGTGGCTGTAGCGTCCGCTGATTTCCGCCATCACGGGCCGTTTGCCGCGGTCGCGGTCGCCGCCGCAGCCGAAGACAGTAATAATCCGCCCTGTCGCAAGCTCCGACACGGTCTTCAGAACATTCTCCAGGGCATCGCCAGTGTGGGCGTAGTCAACCAGGACCGTTACGCCGCGCTCATTGTGAACCCGCTCCAGCCGTCCAGGGACCCGGACATCACCCTCGATTCCCCCCAGAATGACGTCAAGGGAAAGCCCGAGGCCGACCCCCGCGGCAACGGCGGCGAGGATGTTATACAGGTTGAACCGTCCCAGCAGGTGCGAGTGAAACGGGGCCGTCCCGAACGGAGTGACCAGGGTCCCCGCAATGCCGTCCACAGAGAAGACAACGTTTTCGGCTCGCACGGCTGCATCGGCCGCGAGTCCGTAGGAAATCACCGGCGCGACGGCAGTCTCGACCAGCCGGGCACCGTAGGAGTCATCCCTGTTGATGGCGGCTGCGCGCCGCGGCTTGACCCCGTCGGGCGCAACCAACTCCGTAAAGAGCCGCGCCTTGCTGCCGAAATAGGACTCCATGTCCCGGTGATAGTCCAGGTGGTCACGCGTCAGATTCGTGAAGACCGCCACATCGAAACGGCAGCTATCTACCCGCCGCTGTTCCAGGGCGTGGGACGAAACCTCCATTACCACAGCCTTCGCCCCCTCATCCACCAGATCACGGATTGTTGCCTGCAACTCAACGGATTCCGGCGTGGTGTGAGGTGCGGGAACGAGCTTCGAGCCGAAGCGGTAGCTGATGGTTCCGAGCACTGCCGCCGGGATGCCGGCCCGGGACATGATCGCCTCGACCAGATAGGTGGTGGTGGTCTTGCCGTTGGTACCGGTAATGCCCACGACCGGTACGCCGTCGGTGGGCTGTCCGTAAAAAAGCGCCGCCATACGCGACATGGCGAGGCGCGCATCCCCGACCCGGATCCATTCCATCCCGCAGGGTGCTCGCGTTTCGTCCTCCAGCACAACGGCGACGGCGCCCCGTTCGCGGGCTGACGCAATAAAGTCATGCCCGTCGGACGCGACCCCTTTTAACGCGAAAAAGAGACCACCGGACCTCACCTGCCGTGAATCGCAGTAGAGCCCGTTGATCTCCCGCGTCAGATCCCCCCGTACCGCGATGGGATCAACAACCCGTGCCAGATCTTCTAGTCGCATGGTTCCTCGCCATTGAGCGTATTTGATGGCGTCATGCCGATGGTACGAACTTCACCCACACCTGATCCGACGGCCCAACCCTGTGACCGGGAAGCGGGCTTTGCTCGACAGCCCGACCGCTTCCCATGAGCCTCACGTTGATCCCCCGCTCCTCCATGGTTTTGAGCGCCTGACGCATGCTCATACCCCGAAAGTTCGGCATCACCACCCCTTCCCCGGCGTCGACGATCTCTCCTTCCGCGGCGGACAGATCGTCTCCAGTGGGCTGGTCCGCCTTTGCCTCGACCACCTTCGGCTTGCTCCTGACAATGCCGTCGGGCGGCACCTTCAGGTAGCAGAGGGACTGCAGCGCAATGGAGCTGAAGGCGGGTGCCGCTACAACTCCGCCATAGGGGCTTGTCTTGGGCTCATCGACCATGACGAGGATAGTGAGACGGGGCCGGTCGGCCGGGACAAAGCCGATGAATGAGGCCGTCCGCTTGGTGAGCGAGTAGCCTCGCGTCACCGGGTCGACTTTCTGGGCCGTTCCCGTCTTGCCCGCCACCCGGAACCCTTCCACTGCTGCGTTGGTACCGGTTCCGCCTTCCACCGCTACCCCTTCCATCATGCGGGCTACGTTTTTGGCAGTTGTCTCTGAAACCACCCGCCGCAGCGGTTGCGGCGAGGAGCTCTTGATGACGTTACCCTCGCTGTCGACGACACGTTCAACTAGGTACGGTTTCATGAGCGTTCCGCCATTGGCTATGGCGGAAAAGGCCGCGGCCAGCTGGATCGAACTGGCGGTCACCCCCTGGCCGAAGGAGACGGTGGCCAGATCGATGCCGTACCACTGGTTCCAGTCCCTGAGGGTCCCCCCCGCCTCTCCGGGGAGGTCAATACCGGTCCGCGCACCGAAACCGAAATTTCTCAGGTATGAATACAGCCTCGAGGCACCGAGGCGACTCCCGATCTTTGCTGACCCGATGTTGCTCGAATATTTCAAAATCTCCGGGATGCTCAGGCTCCCATACTTGTGGGTATCGTGAATGGTCCGCCCGCCGATGGAAAAACTGCCCCCCTCGCAGTTGATCCTGTCGCCCGGTCGGATCACTTTTTCTTCAAGGGCCGAGGCGATGAGGAACACCTTGAAGGTTGATCCCGGCTCATAGCTGTCGGCCACTGCTCTGTTGCGCCAGAGGGACTGATGATAGGCGCCGTGGGCGTTCAGATTGAATGTCGGATAGTTGGCCATGGCCAGGACCCGCCCGGTATGGGGATCCATAACGATCGCGGTGCCGGCCCGGGCGCCGCTGCCGTCAACGGCCTTGGCAAGCTCCTTTTCAGCGATGTACTGGATATTCTTGTCAAGGGTCAGAACGACATTGTGCCCCATGGCACCGTCCTGAATCACTGTCCCCTTCAGCGCCACATCCCGGCCTAGGGCGTCCCGCTCGGTCACCAGATAACCGGTGCCGCCCAGGATGGTTGAGTCGTAACGCAGCTCGATGCCCTCAAGTCCTTCAGGGTCGACTCCGGTAAAACCAATGACATGGGCGGCCACTTCAGAGTTGGGATAAAACCGCTTGGTTTCCTTGACGAAACCGATCCCATCAATATTCAGAGCCCGGATTCTTTTCACCACATCGGGCGTCAGCCGGCGCTGGAGCCAGACAAAATTCTTGTTCCCCTGCAGCTTGCGGAGCAGGGTTTCTTTCGGAAAACCCAGAACCGGGGAGAGTCGCGCAGCCGCGTCATCCAGGTCCGCAATTGACTTGGGCTCGGCGAAACAGGAGTCCATCTCCACCGACACGGCGAGGGCCGAACCATTTGCGTCGTATATGGTCCCTCGGGCAGGCGTCAGAGGGACAATCTTCTGGTGCTGGCGGTCGGCAAGCTTGAGCAGGTGGTCGCGCTTGACCACCTGGAGATAAAAGGCCCGACAAACGACGAGAGAGAAAAAGAGAACGAAGAAACCGCCAATAAAGCGGATGCGCAGAGTTATCCATTTCTCCGCGTCATATCTCATTTCACAACAACCACCTGCTGATCAGTGGGAAGTGCCATGCCCAACTCACCCTTGGCGACAGCTTCAATTCGAGCCGGGGTCTTGAGGGAAGCCACCTCGAGCTTGAGGCGATTCTGCTCCTCCTGAGCCACCTTGAGTTGACGGGCAACCTCGGCGACCTCCAGGTTCAGGTCAACGACACGCACGCGGGACCAGACGTGAAAGACCGAGACGAGGGTCAACAGAACCAGCACCGCAAGAAGGTACGGAAACAGATCGCCCCGCTGGGCGTAC
Protein-coding regions in this window:
- the mraY gene encoding phospho-N-acetylmuramoyl-pentapeptide-transferase: MLYHLLYPLAADFRIFNVFKYLTFRTIYAVITALVVSFILGPWVIRKLEALQARQVIRTDGPESHLKKSGTPTMGGILILASIVIPTLLWADLTNRYVWTTLFVILGYGLIGFTDDYKKVVEKDTKGLSPRQKMFWQMLIAGGAVCFLVLVAGMSTELSVPFFKRLHPDLSYLYIPFGMLVVVGASNAVNLTDGLDGLAIGPVAINAATFLLFAYIAGNAKLSSYLQTPYVPGAGELAVLCGAMVGAGIGFLWYNAYPAEVFMGDVGSLSLGGGLGILAVITKQEMLLVIVGGIFVVEALSVIFQVGSYKYRGKRIFRMAPIHHHFELKGVAEPKIIVRFWIITIILALVAISTLKLR
- the murF gene encoding UDP-N-acetylmuramoyl-tripeptide--D-alanyl-D-alanine ligase; this translates as MLFTLDDILGATGGEIVAGGETIGASGVSTDSRTVEPGELFIPLRGERFDGHDYLDAARARGVRLTLVERQWLAGRQLPADVTCIVVDDTLRALGDLAACHRRRFDIPVVAVTGSNGKTTTKEMLAAILARTGEGLKTEGNLNNLIGVPRMLFRLSGVHRWAVLEIGMSEFGEIDRLAEIVRPDVGIITNAYPAHLETLGSVEGVARAKGELFLRLEPGSSAVYNADDPLIARCPSPEGVKRVSFGLRGGDVTAEDVENLGKKGQRFTLRLPNGRVTVTLHAFGSHNVANALAAAAAARVLGVAPEEIARGLGEFMPYARRFNLEEVGDVVLIDDSYNANPASMAAALTTLREIKGSGRAVAVLGDMLELGIGAEEAHRQLGRLAATCVDRLYVLGAMAGTVAAGALEGGLEERHVTIAADHGEIVADLRRTAATGEMILVKGSRGMAMDRVAEGIREAFAASGGKGGHV
- a CDS encoding UDP-N-acetylmuramoyl-L-alanyl-D-glutamate--2,6-diaminopimelate ligase, producing MRLEDLARVVDPIAVRGDLTREINGLYCDSRQVRSGGLFFALKGVASDGHDFIASARERGAVAVVLEDETRAPCGMEWIRVGDARLAMSRMAALFYGQPTDGVPVVGITGTNGKTTTTYLVEAIMSRAGIPAAVLGTISYRFGSKLVPAPHTTPESVELQATIRDLVDEGAKAVVMEVSSHALEQRRVDSCRFDVAVFTNLTRDHLDYHRDMESYFGSKARLFTELVAPDGVKPRRAAAINRDDSYGARLVETAVAPVISYGLAADAAVRAENVVFSVDGIAGTLVTPFGTAPFHSHLLGRFNLYNILAAVAAGVGLGLSLDVILGGIEGDVRVPGRLERVHNERGVTVLVDYAHTGDALENVLKTVSELATGRIITVFGCGGDRDRGKRPVMAEISGRYSHLTIVTSDNPRTEEPAAIIKEVLTGIIPMGLREYDARELNRGFVEKGFTSLVSRHDAIRLAATVAVAGDIVLLAGKGHEDYQIIGTEKFHFDDREEAIAAFRSSDSGE
- a CDS encoding penicillin-binding protein — its product is MRYDAEKWITLRIRFIGGFFVLFFSLVVCRAFYLQVVKRDHLLKLADRQHQKIVPLTPARGTIYDANGSALAVSVEMDSCFAEPKSIADLDDAAARLSPVLGFPKETLLRKLQGNKNFVWLQRRLTPDVVKRIRALNIDGIGFVKETKRFYPNSEVAAHVIGFTGVDPEGLEGIELRYDSTILGGTGYLVTERDALGRDVALKGTVIQDGAMGHNVVLTLDKNIQYIAEKELAKAVDGSGARAGTAIVMDPHTGRVLAMANYPTFNLNAHGAYHQSLWRNRAVADSYEPGSTFKVFLIASALEEKVIRPGDRINCEGGSFSIGGRTIHDTHKYGSLSIPEILKYSSNIGSAKIGSRLGASRLYSYLRNFGFGARTGIDLPGEAGGTLRDWNQWYGIDLATVSFGQGVTASSIQLAAAFSAIANGGTLMKPYLVERVVDSEGNVIKSSSPQPLRRVVSETTAKNVARMMEGVAVEGGTGTNAAVEGFRVAGKTGTAQKVDPVTRGYSLTKRTASFIGFVPADRPRLTILVMVDEPKTSPYGGVVAAPAFSSIALQSLCYLKVPPDGIVRSKPKVVEAKADQPTGDDLSAAEGEIVDAGEGVVMPNFRGMSMRQALKTMEERGINVRLMGSGRAVEQSPLPGHRVGPSDQVWVKFVPSA
- the ftsL gene encoding cell division protein FtsL; this translates as MAQARTEFSKVAAPRKLEEMYAQRGDLFPYLLAVLVLLTLVSVFHVWSRVRVVDLNLEVAEVARQLKVAQEEQNRLKLEVASLKTPARIEAVAKGELGMALPTDQQVVVVK